The proteins below are encoded in one region of Micromonospora pisi:
- a CDS encoding TetR/AcrR family transcriptional regulator yields the protein MAEPTLPPVVARMWGRETVARHGPRPSLDLGRVIDAAIRIADRDGLEGVKMSSVAAEVGMATMSLYRYVGSKDELLIVMADAATPEPPALDGQGWRGYLTEWTRANRDLLLERPWLLALDQRTPPTGPRLLRWLDRALAALADTGLDHGERINIATSLTGYAVRQATLAHALNSVAGAVTGDDSIAGLAEYGAILGQVLDPEGYPELTEAVRVNAFGVAEEWIDDADFTFGLDLLLDGIEALIARRHG from the coding sequence GTGGCGGAACCGACGCTCCCTCCCGTGGTGGCCCGGATGTGGGGCCGCGAGACGGTCGCCCGACACGGCCCCCGGCCCAGCCTTGACCTGGGCAGGGTCATCGACGCCGCGATCCGGATCGCCGACCGCGACGGCCTGGAGGGCGTGAAGATGAGCAGCGTCGCCGCCGAAGTCGGGATGGCGACAATGTCCCTGTACCGCTACGTCGGCAGCAAGGACGAGCTCCTGATCGTGATGGCCGACGCCGCGACACCCGAACCGCCCGCGCTGGACGGACAGGGTTGGCGCGGTTACCTGACCGAGTGGACCCGGGCCAACCGGGATCTCCTCCTCGAACGGCCCTGGCTACTGGCGCTCGACCAGCGCACCCCACCCACCGGCCCCCGGCTGCTGCGCTGGCTCGACCGCGCGCTCGCGGCCCTCGCCGACACCGGACTCGACCACGGCGAACGGATCAACATCGCGACCAGCCTCACCGGCTACGCCGTCCGGCAGGCAACCCTGGCCCACGCTTTGAACAGCGTGGCCGGGGCCGTCACCGGCGACGACTCGATCGCCGGGCTGGCCGAGTACGGCGCCATTCTCGGGCAGGTGCTCGACCCGGAGGGTTACCCCGAACTCACCGAGGCGGTACGCGTCAACGCCTTCGGCGTCGCCGAGGAGTGGATCGACGACGCCGACTTCACCTTCGGGCTCGACCTGCTCCTCGACGGCATCGAGGCGCTCATCGCGCGCCGGCACGGCTAG
- the metG gene encoding methionine--tRNA ligase produces MSHVLAAVAWPYANGPRHIGHVSGFGVPSDVFSRYMRMAGHDVLMVSGTDEHGTPIQVQADKEGVSPRELADRYNRVIVEDLHGLGLSYDLFTRTTTGNHYAVVQELFEGLHRNGYIVPKVTMGAISPSTGRTLPDRYIEGTCPICGYDSARGDQCDNCGNQLDPIDLVNPRSKINGETPEFVETEHFFLDLPGFAESLGRWLDTREGWRTNVLRFSKNLLGDLQPRAITRDLEWGVPIPLDGWRDRNDKRIYVWFDAVIGYLSASIEWARRSGDPEAWRRWWAADGEGKDATGYYFMGKDNIVFHSVIWPALLLGYSGEGDRDGTPGEMGRLNLPTEVVSSEFLTMEGRKFSSSRQVVIYVRDFLDRYDADALRYFIAVAGPESNDTDFTWSEFLRRNNDELVAGWGNLVNRSISMAAKNFGAIPPVDPAGLTEADEALLAVARTGFATVGNLIERHRQKAAIGEAMRVVAEANKYLSDQAPWKLKGEDQKARMGTILHVALQVVSDANTLLTPFLPHSAQQVHELLGGTGVHAPMPSIVQVEDLDGGPSYPVLTGDYTVGARWESTPIEAGRPLAPPKPVFRKLDPSIVDEELARLGS; encoded by the coding sequence ATGAGTCACGTTCTCGCGGCGGTCGCCTGGCCGTACGCCAACGGCCCGCGCCATATCGGCCACGTCTCCGGCTTCGGCGTCCCCTCCGACGTATTCAGCCGGTACATGCGGATGGCGGGCCACGACGTACTCATGGTCTCCGGCACGGACGAGCACGGCACCCCGATCCAGGTGCAGGCCGACAAGGAGGGGGTCAGCCCGCGTGAGCTGGCCGACCGCTACAACCGGGTGATCGTCGAGGACCTGCACGGACTCGGTCTGTCGTACGACCTGTTCACCCGGACCACCACCGGAAACCACTACGCCGTGGTGCAGGAACTGTTCGAGGGGCTGCACCGCAACGGTTACATCGTGCCCAAGGTGACCATGGGGGCGATCTCCCCGTCGACCGGTCGTACGCTGCCCGACCGCTACATCGAGGGCACCTGCCCGATCTGCGGCTACGACAGCGCCCGGGGCGACCAGTGCGACAACTGCGGCAACCAGCTCGACCCGATCGACCTGGTCAACCCTCGCTCGAAGATCAACGGCGAGACCCCGGAGTTCGTGGAGACCGAGCATTTCTTCCTTGACCTGCCCGGGTTCGCCGAATCGCTCGGCCGCTGGCTGGACACCCGGGAGGGGTGGCGGACCAACGTACTGCGGTTCTCGAAGAACCTGCTGGGCGACCTCCAGCCCCGGGCGATCACCCGTGACCTGGAGTGGGGCGTGCCGATCCCGCTCGACGGCTGGCGCGACCGCAACGACAAGCGGATCTACGTCTGGTTCGACGCGGTGATCGGCTACCTCTCCGCCTCGATCGAGTGGGCCCGCCGATCCGGTGACCCGGAGGCGTGGCGGCGCTGGTGGGCGGCGGACGGCGAGGGCAAGGACGCCACCGGCTACTACTTCATGGGCAAGGACAACATCGTCTTCCACTCGGTGATCTGGCCGGCGCTGCTGCTCGGCTACTCCGGTGAGGGCGACCGGGACGGCACCCCCGGCGAGATGGGCCGGTTGAACCTTCCCACCGAGGTCGTCTCCAGTGAGTTCCTGACCATGGAGGGGCGCAAGTTCTCCTCCTCCCGCCAGGTGGTCATCTACGTCCGGGACTTCCTCGACCGCTACGACGCCGACGCGCTGCGCTACTTCATCGCCGTCGCCGGCCCGGAGAGCAACGACACCGACTTCACCTGGTCGGAGTTCCTCCGCCGGAACAACGACGAACTCGTCGCCGGCTGGGGCAACCTGGTCAACCGGTCGATTTCGATGGCGGCGAAGAACTTCGGCGCGATTCCGCCGGTCGACCCGGCCGGACTCACCGAGGCGGACGAGGCGCTGCTCGCGGTCGCCCGCACCGGTTTCGCCACGGTCGGCAACCTGATCGAGCGGCACCGGCAGAAGGCGGCGATCGGCGAGGCGATGCGGGTGGTCGCCGAGGCCAACAAGTACCTCTCCGACCAGGCGCCGTGGAAGCTCAAGGGCGAGGACCAGAAAGCCCGGATGGGTACGATCCTGCACGTCGCCCTCCAGGTGGTCAGCGACGCCAACACACTGCTCACGCCCTTCCTGCCGCACTCCGCGCAGCAGGTGCACGAGCTGCTCGGCGGCACCGGCGTACACGCGCCGATGCCCTCGATCGTGCAGGTCGAGGACCTGGACGGCGGTCCGTCGTACCCGGTGCTCACCGGTGACTACACGGTCGGCGCCCGGTGGGAGTCGACGCCGATCGAGGCCGGTCGGCCACTGGCACCGCCGAAGCCGGTCTTCCGCAAGCTCGACCCGTCCATCGTGGACGAGGAGTTGGCCCGGCTCGGTAGCTGA
- a CDS encoding AfsR/SARP family transcriptional regulator: MNRLVRPSETNVDTSGGSQLAVEFRLLGEVEARVAGQPVDLGHTRQRTVLAALLVEANRTVPVEQLLARVWGDQPPQRSRSALYSYLSRLRRCLVEADGVSISRQSGGYLLTVSPSAVDLHHFRHLVGQARAADDGPAYTLLEEALGLWHGEAFAELDSPWLNSLRDTLAQERFGAELEHADKALRLGQHARVLPQLSALTRRHPLDERLADQFMLALYRSGRQADALLHYQQTRQLLVDELGTDPGPALQARQRQILAAEPTLEPAPEETAPPSTRPPVPRQLPARPPLFIGRTDALATLTDPGENRTWVICGTGGVGKTWLVLRWAHDNLWRFPDGQLWVNLRGFEPAAAAVPPSTAVRRILDALGVPAGDLPTDPETQIGLYRSLVAEKRMLIVLDNARDAEQIRPLLPGGPGCLVLVTTRNQMPGLVAESAARTLTLDLLTAAESRELLAGRLGVERVRAEPEAVEQIVAGCARLSLALAVVAARAAAHPAFPLASLAAELNDPEGVLDAFDSGDPLLDVRAALSWSYRAMSPGAGRVFRLLGLHPGPDLSVPAMASLAGLPAGRVRPLLTELSRAHLIAEQSPGRYACHDLLRAYATELAQVDEPEPDRRRAVQRLLEHYLHSAHAAARLLDPHRDPIDLEPAADGVVVERPESYESAMAWLTVEHAGLVATIGSAAEAGFDTRAWQLSWSLVTYFDRRGHWHDRVASQRIALAAAARLGDLSMQAISHRDLARAYTLLSHHQEAHHHLRAAFDLLGRLGDRVGQAHTHLNLSMVYQQQGRIHDAIRHDLLSLELYRAAGYQSGEANTLNNAGWHYAQIGDHQQALDFCEKALALHQEIGNQVGVANTWDSLGFVHHQTGDFARAAECFRHAIDMARELGNRYSEAEASNHLGDTLVAGGDRTSAEPAWRRAWEILTDIGHPEADQVALKLDPSHRP; this comes from the coding sequence TTGAACCGGCTGGTCAGGCCGAGTGAGACGAATGTCGACACCTCCGGGGGCAGCCAGTTGGCAGTGGAGTTCCGGCTGCTCGGGGAGGTCGAAGCCCGCGTCGCCGGTCAACCGGTCGACCTCGGTCACACCCGACAGCGCACCGTGCTCGCCGCGCTCCTGGTCGAGGCGAACCGCACGGTCCCGGTCGAACAGTTGCTGGCCCGGGTCTGGGGCGACCAACCACCGCAGCGGTCCAGGTCGGCGCTCTACAGCTACCTGTCCCGGCTACGCCGCTGCCTGGTCGAGGCCGACGGGGTCAGCATCTCCCGCCAGTCCGGCGGCTACCTGCTCACCGTCAGCCCGTCCGCGGTGGACCTGCACCACTTCCGCCACCTCGTCGGGCAGGCGCGCGCGGCCGACGACGGGCCGGCGTACACACTCCTGGAGGAGGCCCTCGGCCTCTGGCACGGCGAGGCGTTCGCCGAGTTGGACTCCCCCTGGCTGAACTCGCTGCGTGACACCCTGGCCCAGGAACGGTTCGGTGCCGAACTCGAACACGCGGACAAGGCGCTCCGGCTCGGACAACACGCCCGGGTGCTGCCCCAACTGTCGGCCCTCACCCGCCGCCATCCGCTGGACGAACGCCTCGCCGACCAGTTCATGCTCGCGTTGTACCGGTCCGGCCGCCAGGCCGACGCCCTCCTCCACTACCAGCAGACCCGGCAACTTCTCGTCGACGAACTGGGCACCGATCCCGGCCCGGCCCTCCAGGCCCGACAACGGCAGATCCTGGCCGCCGAGCCGACCCTCGAACCAGCGCCCGAAGAGACCGCACCACCGTCGACCAGGCCGCCCGTCCCCCGGCAACTACCCGCCCGTCCGCCGCTGTTCATCGGCCGGACCGACGCACTGGCCACCCTCACCGACCCGGGCGAGAACCGGACCTGGGTGATCTGCGGCACCGGCGGGGTGGGCAAGACCTGGCTGGTACTGCGGTGGGCGCACGACAACCTCTGGCGCTTCCCGGACGGGCAACTCTGGGTCAACCTGCGCGGTTTCGAACCCGCGGCAGCGGCGGTACCGCCGTCCACCGCGGTCCGCCGCATCCTCGACGCACTCGGCGTACCCGCCGGTGACCTGCCGACGGACCCGGAGACGCAGATCGGGCTCTACCGCAGCCTGGTCGCGGAGAAACGGATGCTGATCGTGCTCGACAACGCGCGCGACGCCGAACAGATCCGTCCCCTGCTACCCGGCGGTCCCGGTTGCCTGGTGCTGGTCACCACCCGCAACCAGATGCCAGGGCTGGTCGCCGAGTCCGCCGCCCGGACCCTGACCCTGGACCTGCTCACCGCCGCCGAATCCCGGGAACTGCTCGCCGGCCGGCTCGGCGTCGAACGGGTGCGCGCCGAGCCCGAGGCCGTGGAGCAGATCGTGGCCGGCTGCGCCCGGCTCTCCCTCGCACTCGCCGTGGTCGCCGCACGGGCCGCCGCCCACCCGGCCTTTCCACTGGCCAGCCTCGCCGCCGAACTGAACGACCCGGAGGGCGTACTGGACGCCTTCGACAGCGGCGACCCACTGTTGGACGTACGGGCGGCACTGTCCTGGTCGTACCGGGCGATGAGCCCAGGCGCGGGTCGGGTGTTCCGGCTCCTCGGCCTGCACCCGGGACCGGACCTCTCGGTGCCGGCGATGGCGAGCCTCGCCGGGCTGCCGGCCGGCCGGGTACGCCCACTGCTGACCGAACTCTCCCGCGCCCATCTGATCGCCGAGCAGTCGCCCGGCCGGTACGCCTGCCACGACCTGCTGCGCGCGTACGCCACCGAACTCGCCCAGGTCGACGAACCGGAGCCGGACCGTCGCCGGGCCGTCCAGCGGCTGCTGGAGCATTATCTGCACAGCGCGCACGCCGCCGCGCGACTGCTCGACCCGCACCGGGACCCGATCGACCTGGAGCCCGCAGCCGACGGTGTGGTGGTCGAGCGGCCGGAGAGCTACGAGTCGGCAATGGCCTGGCTGACCGTCGAGCATGCGGGGCTGGTGGCGACGATCGGGTCGGCCGCCGAGGCGGGATTCGACACCCGGGCGTGGCAGTTGAGCTGGTCCCTGGTCACCTATTTCGACCGGCGCGGACACTGGCACGACCGGGTCGCCAGCCAGCGGATCGCGCTCGCGGCGGCGGCGAGGCTCGGGGACCTGTCGATGCAGGCGATCTCCCACCGCGACCTGGCGCGGGCGTACACGCTGCTCAGCCATCACCAGGAAGCACACCACCACCTGCGGGCCGCCTTCGACCTGCTCGGGCGGCTCGGTGACCGGGTCGGTCAGGCCCACACGCACCTCAACCTCAGCATGGTGTACCAGCAGCAGGGCCGGATCCACGACGCGATCCGGCACGACCTGCTCTCCCTCGAGCTGTACCGGGCCGCCGGTTACCAGAGCGGCGAGGCGAACACGTTGAACAACGCCGGCTGGCACTACGCGCAGATCGGCGACCACCAGCAGGCACTGGACTTCTGCGAGAAGGCGCTGGCGCTGCACCAGGAGATCGGCAACCAGGTCGGTGTGGCGAACACCTGGGACAGCCTCGGTTTCGTGCACCACCAGACCGGCGACTTCGCACGGGCCGCCGAGTGTTTCCGACACGCCATCGACATGGCCCGGGAGCTGGGCAACCGGTACAGCGAGGCCGAGGCGTCGAACCATCTCGGTGACACCCTGGTCGCGGGCGGCGATCGGACCTCGGCGGAGCCGGCCTGGCGACGGGCATGGGAGATCCTGACCGACATCGGCCACCCGGAGGCCGACCAGGTGGCCCTCAAACTGGATCCGTCACACCGCCCCTGA
- a CDS encoding CGNR zinc finger domain-containing protein: MHLNPYGQDAVRLAVALANNRPTTVADLVTRCAAAGLVIDMPVGDRDLTEALELVDQWCRIVDAPDEVQRAELVNGLLAAASAYPRLTNHEGSGWHLHYRDDGVPLAAVLRALVGVGTALHLAGRGMSRLGRCALADCATVYVDTSRGGRQRYCSPGCANRDAVRRHRALHAPNGHPGPRTGGLT; encoded by the coding sequence GTGCATCTCAACCCTTACGGCCAGGACGCCGTACGCCTTGCCGTCGCACTGGCCAACAACCGCCCGACCACCGTCGCCGACCTGGTGACGCGGTGCGCCGCCGCCGGGTTGGTGATCGACATGCCGGTCGGCGACCGGGACCTGACCGAGGCCCTTGAACTGGTCGACCAGTGGTGCCGGATCGTCGACGCGCCGGACGAGGTCCAACGGGCCGAACTGGTCAACGGGCTGCTGGCGGCGGCGTCGGCGTACCCCCGGCTGACCAACCACGAGGGCTCCGGCTGGCACCTGCACTACCGCGACGACGGGGTTCCACTGGCTGCGGTGCTGCGCGCACTGGTCGGCGTCGGCACCGCTCTGCACCTCGCCGGACGGGGTATGAGCCGGCTCGGCCGCTGCGCGTTGGCCGACTGCGCGACGGTCTACGTCGACACCTCGCGAGGGGGCCGGCAGCGTTACTGCTCACCGGGCTGCGCCAACCGCGATGCCGTGCGTCGCCACCGGGCGCTACACGCGCCGAACGGGCACCCGGGACCGCGAACCGGCGGCCTCACATAG
- a CDS encoding dolichyl-phosphate-mannose--protein mannosyltransferase codes for MASTAQTASRDSDRDHSGGTATAPPDGPAVGAAKTEPTLPGGRHLPAVLRRRLVPIDSRLEPYSWLATLVVVAIAAILRLVGLSHPKGKIFDETYYAKDAWGLISKGVEWNYKDNVPSYVVHPPLGKWMIGIGEWAFGYYDVDGNVVSAGHIVTTSPEFGWRFSAAIIGILSVLLMVRTARRLFGSTVLGCAAGLLLALDGFHLVLSRTALLDIFLLFFVFAAFAALVVDRDHHRRRWVRAIEAGLDPSRRGAIGRLPLRFPESVPWWRLLAALMLGCALGVKWSALYFIPAFALLVIFWEVGARRSAGVRRPWLDTLLGEIGWLALAGVLIVATYIATWSGWFATDHGYFRHWLADNGHSEPPILGALQNLWHYHVEAYKFHTGLETPHVYQSWPWQWLLLGRPVAFYWSSDAGCGAPSCAAEILLLGTPILWWSFLPALAATAWLGIARRDWRAGAILLSVAAGLLPWFWFAFDGRTMFSFYTAPALPFLILAVTYVLGAIIGPPGGSRATRSRVRSAAPAEGDTGQPTTLTLSEETLPAELSDESSTEGGGLDRRTVGVIIAGAYVLLVAICFAYFYPVFVGQLLPYAEWSARMWLGPRWI; via the coding sequence CTGGCGTCGACAGCGCAGACCGCAAGCCGCGACAGCGACCGCGATCACTCGGGCGGTACGGCCACCGCACCCCCCGATGGTCCCGCTGTCGGCGCGGCGAAGACCGAGCCGACACTCCCCGGCGGACGGCACCTCCCCGCCGTGCTGCGCCGCCGGCTGGTGCCGATCGACAGCCGGCTGGAGCCGTACTCCTGGCTCGCCACGCTGGTGGTGGTCGCGATCGCCGCCATCCTGCGGCTGGTCGGGCTGAGTCACCCCAAGGGCAAGATCTTTGACGAGACCTACTACGCCAAGGACGCCTGGGGCCTGATCAGCAAGGGCGTCGAGTGGAACTACAAGGACAACGTCCCGTCGTACGTGGTCCACCCGCCACTGGGCAAGTGGATGATCGGCATCGGCGAGTGGGCGTTCGGCTACTACGACGTCGACGGCAACGTCGTCTCCGCCGGGCACATCGTCACCACCTCGCCCGAGTTCGGCTGGCGCTTCTCCGCCGCGATCATCGGCATCCTCTCGGTGCTGCTGATGGTCCGGACCGCCCGCCGCCTCTTCGGCTCGACCGTGCTCGGCTGCGCCGCCGGCCTGCTGCTCGCCCTCGACGGGTTCCACCTGGTGCTCTCCCGCACCGCCCTGCTCGACATCTTCCTGCTCTTCTTCGTCTTCGCCGCGTTCGCCGCACTGGTCGTCGACCGGGACCACCACCGCCGCCGGTGGGTACGCGCGATCGAGGCGGGACTCGACCCGAGCCGCCGTGGCGCCATCGGTCGGCTGCCGCTGCGGTTCCCCGAGAGTGTGCCGTGGTGGCGCCTGCTCGCCGCGCTGATGCTCGGCTGCGCGCTCGGGGTCAAGTGGAGCGCGCTCTACTTCATCCCGGCGTTCGCCCTCCTGGTGATCTTCTGGGAGGTCGGCGCGCGCCGCTCGGCCGGCGTACGCCGCCCCTGGCTGGACACCCTGCTCGGCGAGATCGGCTGGCTGGCCCTGGCCGGCGTACTGATCGTGGCGACGTACATCGCCACCTGGTCGGGCTGGTTCGCCACCGACCACGGCTACTTCCGGCACTGGCTGGCTGACAACGGTCACTCGGAGCCGCCGATTCTCGGGGCGTTGCAGAACCTGTGGCACTACCACGTCGAGGCGTACAAGTTCCACACCGGCCTGGAGACGCCGCACGTCTACCAGTCGTGGCCGTGGCAGTGGCTGCTCCTCGGCCGCCCGGTCGCCTTCTACTGGTCGTCGGATGCCGGCTGCGGAGCGCCGAGCTGCGCCGCCGAGATCCTGCTGCTCGGCACCCCGATCCTCTGGTGGTCGTTCCTGCCGGCGCTCGCCGCGACCGCCTGGCTCGGCATCGCCCGCCGCGACTGGCGGGCCGGGGCGATCCTGCTCTCCGTCGCCGCCGGACTGCTCCCCTGGTTCTGGTTCGCCTTCGACGGGCGGACGATGTTCTCCTTCTACACCGCCCCGGCGCTGCCGTTCCTGATCCTCGCGGTGACGTACGTACTCGGCGCGATCATCGGCCCACCGGGCGGCAGCAGAGCGACCCGGTCCCGGGTCCGTTCGGCGGCACCGGCCGAGGGCGACACCGGCCAGCCGACCACCCTCACCCTCTCCGAGGAGACGCTTCCGGCCGAACTGTCGGACGAGTCGTCGACCGAGGGCGGTGGCCTGGACCGGCGTACCGTCGGCGTGATCATCGCCGGGGCGTACGTCCTGCTGGTGGCGATCTGTTTCGCGTACTTCTATCCGGTCTTCGTCGGCCAACTGCTGCCGTACGCCGAATGGTCCGCGCGAATGTGGCTGGGCCCCCGCTGGATTTGA
- a CDS encoding DUF418 domain-containing protein gives MTTESPAGRVLDVDAIRGFALLGIFAVNVTFMASGYPGNLVTDPDFDSGLDHAVRAFSSLFVDMKFYVLFSFLFGYSFTLQMEAASRAGAAFSARMLRRIGGLFLLGALHIVLLYGGDVLTTYAVACLVLLLMRNVKDRTAIRTALALYVLVLVSLVASAFLVDRSTFVPGEAEALVNGEEATRALLGGWGANLDEHLDGLPLLVLQAVTLQGPTALGLFLLGMVAGRRQWLARVTGGEPVLRRIQWIGFPVGLLGSIVYTASGGNGNTLGVAASVATAPLLAAAYVATLLRIMHNPRTAAVRSALAPGGRMALTNYLGQSAIGLIAFTGIGFGLAGSLSPLALFAFVAVVFAAQLALSALWLRRFRYGPVEWALRWLTNARRPAFVAPPTSDQPNAETIEPALAATTRQPEPR, from the coding sequence ATGACTACAGAGAGTCCTGCCGGGCGTGTTCTCGACGTCGACGCGATCCGAGGGTTCGCACTGCTCGGGATCTTCGCCGTCAACGTCACCTTCATGGCCTCCGGTTATCCGGGAAACCTGGTCACCGACCCCGACTTCGACTCTGGCCTCGACCACGCCGTACGGGCGTTCTCCTCCCTCTTCGTCGACATGAAGTTCTACGTGCTCTTCTCGTTCCTCTTCGGATACAGCTTCACCCTCCAGATGGAGGCGGCGAGCCGGGCCGGTGCCGCCTTCTCGGCACGGATGCTCCGCCGCATCGGTGGCCTCTTCCTCCTCGGCGCCCTGCACATCGTCCTGCTCTACGGCGGCGACGTGCTCACCACGTACGCGGTGGCGTGTCTCGTCCTGCTCCTGATGCGCAACGTCAAGGACCGTACGGCGATCCGGACAGCGCTGGCCCTCTACGTACTTGTGCTGGTCAGCCTGGTCGCCAGTGCGTTCCTGGTGGACCGCTCGACGTTCGTACCGGGCGAGGCCGAGGCGCTGGTCAACGGCGAGGAGGCGACGCGGGCACTGCTCGGCGGCTGGGGGGCGAACCTCGACGAGCACCTCGACGGCCTGCCGCTGCTCGTACTCCAGGCGGTGACCCTGCAGGGCCCGACCGCGCTCGGGCTCTTCCTGCTCGGCATGGTCGCCGGGCGCCGGCAGTGGCTGGCCCGGGTCACCGGAGGCGAGCCGGTGCTGCGCCGGATCCAGTGGATCGGGTTCCCCGTCGGGCTGCTCGGTTCGATCGTCTACACCGCCAGCGGCGGCAACGGCAACACCCTCGGGGTCGCGGCGAGCGTGGCGACGGCACCGCTGCTGGCCGCCGCGTACGTCGCGACGCTGCTGCGGATCATGCACAACCCGCGTACGGCGGCGGTCCGAAGCGCGCTCGCCCCGGGCGGCCGGATGGCCCTCACCAACTACCTGGGTCAGTCCGCGATCGGCCTGATCGCCTTCACCGGCATCGGGTTCGGTCTCGCGGGCAGCCTCTCCCCGCTGGCACTCTTCGCCTTCGTCGCGGTCGTCTTCGCCGCTCAACTGGCCCTGAGCGCGCTCTGGCTGCGCCGTTTCCGCTACGGCCCGGTCGAGTGGGCGCTGCGCTGGCTCACCAACGCCCGCCGCCCCGCCTTCGTCGCGCCGCCGACATCGGACCAGCCGAACGCGGAGACCATCGAGCCGGCTCTGGCCGCCACCACCCGCCAGCCCGAACCGCGCTGA
- a CDS encoding GNAT family N-acetyltransferase: MGDAISLIEKPILVGERVLLRPVEAADAPGLATLDPETLKLTGSHRTHSLEILERWYATRAGHDDRLDLAIVDQGSGEWVGEVVLLDLDEHNRSCWFRILLAGPRFFGRGFGTEATRLILAYAFETVGLHRIELEVYDFNPRARRVYEKVGFVHEGTKRQALHWDGEWIDAHLMALLAPDWATHQGHPTPPPAPTMSSTPGGQGS; this comes from the coding sequence GTGGGCGATGCAATCTCGTTGATCGAGAAGCCGATCCTGGTGGGTGAACGGGTGCTGCTCCGCCCCGTCGAGGCCGCCGACGCACCGGGGTTGGCGACGCTCGACCCGGAGACGCTCAAACTGACCGGCAGCCACCGTACGCACAGCCTGGAGATCCTGGAACGCTGGTACGCCACCCGCGCCGGCCATGACGACCGTCTCGACCTGGCGATCGTCGACCAGGGCAGCGGCGAGTGGGTGGGCGAGGTGGTGTTGTTGGACCTCGACGAACACAACCGTTCGTGCTGGTTCCGCATCCTGTTGGCCGGCCCTCGATTCTTCGGCCGTGGTTTCGGCACCGAGGCGACCCGACTGATCTTGGCGTACGCCTTCGAGACCGTCGGTCTGCACCGGATCGAGCTTGAGGTGTACGACTTCAACCCGCGCGCCCGCCGGGTCTATGAGAAGGTCGGCTTCGTCCACGAGGGCACCAAACGCCAGGCCCTGCACTGGGACGGCGAGTGGATCGACGCTCACCTCATGGCCCTGCTCGCCCCCGACTGGGCCACCCACCAGGGCCATCCGACACCCCCACCCGCGCCGACCATGAGCTCGACGCCGGGCGGGCAGGGGTCGTGA
- the rsmI gene encoding 16S rRNA (cytidine(1402)-2'-O)-methyltransferase: MSSNGRLVILGAPLGNPGDASTRLRETLAAADVVAAEDTRRLTRLARDLEITISGRIISYFEGNEERRTPGLVEAVLAGELVALVTDGGMPSVSDPGYRLVKAVVDAGAPVTAAPGPSAVTTALALSGLPVDRFCFEGFLPRTGGARRTRLRALAAEERTLVFFEAPHRVASTLTDLADTFGADRPAAVCRELTKTYEEILRRPLGELATWATEGEPRGEITLVVAGATATPAVRPTDDELRAAVAAREAAGITRRDAITEVATAYALRRRDVYTVVHTA; encoded by the coding sequence ATGTCGAGTAATGGGCGACTTGTCATACTTGGAGCGCCGCTCGGCAACCCCGGGGACGCCTCCACCCGGCTCCGGGAGACACTCGCCGCCGCCGACGTGGTCGCGGCCGAGGACACCCGCCGACTCACCCGGCTCGCCCGCGATCTGGAGATCACCATCAGCGGCCGGATCATCTCCTACTTCGAAGGCAACGAAGAACGGCGCACCCCCGGCCTGGTCGAGGCCGTACTCGCCGGAGAACTGGTCGCGCTCGTCACCGACGGCGGCATGCCCAGCGTCTCCGACCCCGGATACCGCCTGGTCAAAGCCGTGGTCGACGCCGGGGCGCCGGTCACCGCAGCCCCCGGACCGAGTGCCGTCACCACCGCACTCGCCCTCTCCGGACTCCCTGTCGACCGGTTCTGCTTCGAAGGCTTCCTGCCCCGCACCGGCGGCGCGCGCCGTACCCGGCTCCGGGCCCTCGCCGCCGAGGAACGCACCCTCGTGTTCTTCGAGGCACCCCACCGGGTCGCCAGCACCCTGACCGACCTCGCCGACACCTTCGGCGCGGACCGGCCGGCCGCCGTCTGCCGCGAGCTGACCAAGACGTACGAGGAGATCCTGCGCCGACCCCTCGGCGAACTCGCCACCTGGGCCACCGAGGGTGAACCGCGCGGCGAGATCACCCTCGTCGTCGCCGGCGCCACCGCGACCCCCGCCGTCCGCCCCACCGACGACGAACTCCGCGCCGCGGTCGCCGCCCGTGAAGCCGCCGGCATCACCCGCCGCGACGCCATCACCGAGGTCGCCACCGCCTACGCCCTCCGCCGCCGCGACGTCTACACCGTCGTCCACACCGCCTAG